A genome region from Platichthys flesus chromosome 12, fPlaFle2.1, whole genome shotgun sequence includes the following:
- the slc3a1 gene encoding amino acid transporter heavy chain SLC3A1: MSSKKQSTGMVLMNYTGDPDFQDVDGVGSGSGTSPPLQDSSSVKLDPAVEEYTQLKPYAGMPKEVLLLYSSQARYRVPREVLFWLIVACTLALVGLTITVIALSPRCLSWWQVSPVYQVYPRSFRDSDGDGVGDLKGIQEQLDHFEFLNIKSVWISPFYRSPMKDFGYDVEDFRAIDPIFGTMQDFEELLAEMHNKGLKLIMDFIPNHTSDKHRWFNLSRTRDPHYEDYYVWTDCNETSPRPNNWVSVFGNSSWTYDDVRGQCYLHQFLKEQPDLNFRNKHVRQEIVDIIHFWLGKGVDGFRMDAVKHILEASHLRDEPQVDPEKAPEAVTSEWDLYHDYTTSQVGLHDLLRDWRAEMDLYSREPGRYRFMVTESYDYQEVDKTMMYYGTSQVKESDFPFNFYLLDLPHNTSGLWVQQLVQLWMTNMPTGRWANWVVGNHDKPRIATSAGHTYIRVINMLLLTLPGTPTTYYGEEIGMENINVTDSEIQDPAGKYNTSASRDPQRSPMQWSGLMNAGFNNKTNATWLPVHPDFTSVNVEVQKKDGRSVLSQYRFLNTLRQSELPLHRGWFCFIHADASVFSYLRELDGLHRAFLMVLNFGKESAVTDLSSVGELPDQLTVLMSTSGVSDGKVFQKSRILTEAGEGLVIQFSAPTRFNPDHPKQCYVSEKACYLGAMDILYKC; this comes from the exons ATGAGTTCCAAGAAGCAGAGCACCGGTATGGTGCTGATGAACTACACCGGAGACCCTGACTTCCAGGATGTAGATGGTGTGGGCTCCGGCTCAGGGACCAGCCCCCCTCTGCAGGACTCCAGCTCGGTGAAGCTGGACCCGGCTGTGGAGGAGTACACGCAGCTGAAGCCTTATGCCGGGAtgcccaaggaggtgctgctgctgtactCCTCCCAGGCCCGGTACCGGGTGCCCCGGGAGGTCCTGTTCTGGCTGATCGTGGCCTGCACCCTGGCCCTGGTGGGTCTCACCATCACGGTGATCGCCCTGTCTCCCCGGTGCCTGAGCTGGTGGCAGGTGTCCCCGGTGTACCAGGTGTACCCTCGCTCCTTCAGGGACTCGGACGGTGATGGTGTCGGAGACCTCAAAG GAATTCAGGAGCAGCTGGATCACTTTGAGTTCCTGAACATCAAGTCGGTTTGGATCAGTCCCTTCTACCGCTCGCCCATGAAAGACTTTGGCTATGACGTGGAAGACTTCCGAGCCATTGACCCCATCTTTGGAACCATGCAGGACTTTGAGGAGCTGCTGGCAGAGATGCACAATaaag GTTTGAAGCTGATCATGGATTTCATTCCCAATCACACCAGTGACAAACACCGCTGGTTTAACTTGAGCCGGACGAGAGATCCTCACTACGAGGATTATTACGTCTGGACCGACTGCAACGAGACATCGCCAAGACCGAACAACTGG GTGAGCGTGTTCGGGAACTCGTCGTGGACTTACGATGACGTCAGAGGACAATGTTACCTGCACCAGTTCCTCAAGGAGCAACCGGACCTGAACTTCAGAAACAAACATGTCCGCCAGGAGATCGTC GATATTATTCATTTCTGGTTGGGGAAAGGAGTGGACGGGTTCCGGATGGACGCAGTGAAGCACATCCTGGAGGCCTCGCACCTGAGGGACGAGCCACAGGTGGACCCAGAGAAAGCCCCA GAGGCGGTGACCTCAGAGTGGGACCTTTACCACGACTACACCACCAGTCAGGTGGGGCTGCACGACCTCCTGAGGGACTGGAGGGCAGAGATGGACCTTTACAGCCGTGAGCCTGGCAGATACAG gttcatGGTGACCGAGTCGTACGATTACCAGGAGGTGGACAAGACCATGATGTACTACGGCACCTCGCAGGTGAAAGAAAGTGATTTCCCCTTCAACTTCTACCTGCTGGACCTGCCTCACAACACCAGCGGCTTGTGGGTTCAACAGCTGGTCCAGCTGTGGATGACCAACATGCCCACTGGGCGATGGGCCAACTGGGTG GTGGGAAACCACGACAAGCCTCGCATTGCCACCAGTGCTGGTCACACCTACATCCGTGTCatcaacatgctgctgctcaCGCTCCCCGGCACCCCCACCACCTACTACGGCGAGGAGATCGGCATGGAGAACATTAATGTCACGGACAGTGAGATACAAGATCCCGCTGGCAAATACAACACA AGCGCCAGTCGGGACCCTCAGCGATCGCCCATGCAGTGGAGTGGTCTCATGAACGCAGGCTTCAACAACAAAACCAACGCCACCTGGTTGCCGGTTCACCCGGATTTCACAAGCGTGAACGTGGAG GTCCAGAAGAAAGATGGACGCTCCGTTCTGTCCCAGTACCGTTTCCTGAACACGCTGCGTCAGTCGGAGCTGCCGCTTCACCGCGGCTGGTTCTGCTTCATCCACGCTGACGCCAGCGTCTTCTCGTACCTCAGAGAGCTGGACGGGCTACACCGAGCTTTCCTCATGGTCCTTAACTTTGGCAAAGAATCTGCCGTCACAGACCTCTCGTCTGTTGGCGAGCTGCCGGACCAGCTGACGGTGCTGATGAGCACGAGCGGCGTCAGCGATGGCAAAGTGTTTCAGAAGTCTCGGATCCTGACGGAGGCGGGGGAGGGTTTGGTGATTCAGTTCTCCGCACCCACTCGGTTTAATCCCGACCATCCCAAGCAGTGCTACGTCTCAGAGAAGGCCTGTTATTTAGGAGCCATGGACATACTTTATAAATGCTAA
- the ppm1ba gene encoding protein phosphatase 1B, with product MGAFLDKPKTEKHNLHGEGNGLRYGLSSMQGWRVEMEDAHTAVVGLPTTGLSDWSFFAVYDGHAGSRVANYCSKHLLEHILSSSLGARGTQGSQAGSDSSSGDTPSPVPPTVEAVKVGIRTGFLRIDEHMRSFSDLRNGMDRSGSTAVGVLLSPEHFFFINCGDSRAVLYRNSQVCFSTLDHKPCNPRERERIQNAGGSVMIQRVNGSLAVSRALGDYDYKCVDGKGPTEQLVSPEPEVYEMIRATEQDQFVVLACDGIWDVMTNEELCDFVKSRLEVSDDLERVCNEVVDTCLHKGSRDNMSVVLVCLPNAPKVSEEAVRKDAELNKYLESRVEEMLSRPAEDGFPDLVTVMRNLSTDSGMPPLPPGGGLASKRSVIEAVYNRLNPYREEDGSGADLECHW from the exons ATGGGTGCGTTTCTGGACAAACCCAAGACGGAGAAGCACAACTTGCACGGTGAGGGCAATGGCCTACGCTATGGCCTGAGCTCCATGCAGGGCTGGCGGGTGGAGATGGAAGACGCTCATACAGCTGTGGTGGGACTCCCTACTACGGGTCTGAGTGACTGGTCGTTTTTTGCGGTGTACGATGGTCATGCTGGCTCCAGGGTTGCCAACTATTGCTCCAAGCATCTCCTGGAACACATTTTGAGTTCCAGCTTAGGGGCCAGGGGGACACAAGGCTCCCAGGCTGGTTCAGACAGTTCCAGCGGTGACACTCCATCACCAGTTCCTCCTACAGTGGAGGCTGTAAAAGTCGGGATCCGGACAGGGTTTCTGAGGATTGACGAGCACATGCGCAGCTTCTCAGACCTTCGCAACGGCATGGACCGTAGTGGCTCCACAGCAGTGGGAGTCCTCCTGTCACCTGAgcattttttcttcattaactGTGGTGATTCTCGAGCTGTTCTCTACCGCAATTCACAGGTGTGCTTCTCCACACTTGACCACAAGCCTTGCAACCCACGTGAGAGAGAGCGCATCCAGAATGCTGGCGGCTCCGTGATGATTCAGAGGGTTAATGGGTCGCTGGCTGTCTCGAGAGCTTTGGGGGACTACGATTACAAGTGTGTGGATGGGAAGGGCCCCACAGAGCAGCTGGTCAGCCCCGAACCAGAGGTGTACGAGATGATTCGGGCCACAGAGCAGGATCAGTTTGTCGTCCTGGCGTGCGATGGGATCTGGGATGTCATGACCAACGAAGAGCTGTGCGACTTTGTGAAATCCAGGCTCGAGGTATCCGATGACCTGGAACGAGTCTGCAATGAAGTGGTGGATACCTGCCTGCACAAG GGGAGTCGGGATAACATGAgtgttgtgttagtgtgtttgccCAACGCTCCCAAAGTGTCGGAGGAAGCTGTGAGGAAAGACGCTGAGCTCAACAAATATCTGGAGTCAAGAGTGGAAG agatGTTGTCTCGGCCGGCGGAGGATGGGTTTCCAGACCTCGTAACAGTGATGAGGAACTTGTCCACTGACAGCGGCATGCCCCCTCTTCCACCAGGGGGAGGCCTTGCTAGCAA ACGCAGTGTTATTGAAGCAGTATACAACCGTCTGAACCCGTACAGGGAGGAAGATGGG AGCGGCGCTGACTTGGAGTGTCACTGGTAG
- the prepl gene encoding LOW QUALITY PROTEIN: prolyl endopeptidase-like (The sequence of the model RefSeq protein was modified relative to this genomic sequence to represent the inferred CDS: inserted 7 bases in 5 codons) yields the protein MAAVSSLLGSSARVAARIRPVCKQMARVSSQRRYTRENSTSPADRLSSGLETYKDLQKYFNKRLRAMYRRISSTTDHSVVSGHHHVYFIEGDGIYRMNNRHRDLEPEQVLNVGQVSGGEEETGSKNGERKQTFQWIVQRVRLSPQEKHLAATLRAAHREELRCVIVKLKRETSTSLDPSHILITLDKVFSCEWATDEILFFTTLEGLRCSRVSRLDLTSGGSRITSVYEETRPDVFVEVTLSRDRQLLSINCNSRTSSEVLLVDTTTTSVGPLLVQPRQPDLLYHVEHWRRTLIILANTGPGQEYQVVQAPLSNPSMLSWVPLFAPSSGSAVKDMDVVGDHCVLTVXDSDNELVLIVIPLTQPEKAYTVPLPTWACAIQTXRPGLADQCKVLELLISSPVHPPVPYCLYXRGRFLLSVTEDGSVRENRDDYTTARLEACSNLHTVSCPFSAGRYPVPVTLFHAVPVESLRQAPLLAHVYGAYGRDLHMXFCPEKRLLLEQGWALAYYCHIRGGGEKGLSWQRQAREERKLKGVEDLHVCLQHLFSSGVSSPXLTALKACSAGAVPVGALCNRCYPSMLLTAYSSDARVPLAGVLKYTEQLRKVIHTHFTTDPKSGCEPAPNIALNIQPGANHLGPDDFELMLEEEALNLAFLYKELGLELPRRKRRKP from the exons ATGGCAGCCGTCTCGTCTCTGCTCGGCTCCTCGGCTCGTGTCGCTGCTCGGATTCGACCTGTTTGTAAACAGATGGCTCGTGTGTCCTCGCAGCGACGCTACACTCGG GAAAATTCCACCTCACCTGCTGATCGCCTCAGTTCTGGACTTGAGACGTACAAGGACCTGCAGAAATATTTCAACAAGAGACTGAGGGCGATGTACCGGAGGATCTCCAGCACAACTGATCACTCAGTG GTCTCTGGCCACCATCATGTGTATTTCATTGAAGGCGATGGCATCTACAGGATGAACAACAGGCACA GAGACCTGGAGCCGGAGCAGGTGCTAAATGTAGGACAAGtctctggaggagaggaggagacgggatCTAAGaatggagagaggaagcagacgTTTCAGTGGATCGTCCAGAGAGTACGTTTATCCCCACAGGAGAAGCATCTCGCTGCCACGTTAAGAGCTGCTCATAGAGAGGAGCTGAG GTGTGTGATTGTGAAGCTAAAGAGGGAAACGTCCACTTCTTTGGATCCTTCACACATCTTAATAACCCTGGACAAAGTCTTCAGCTGTG AATGGGCCACAGATGAGATCCTGTTCTTCACGACTCTCGAGGGCCTGCGTTGCAGCAGAGTGTCTCGTCTGGACCTGACCTCCGGTGGAAGCAGGATAACGTCTGTGTATGAGGAAACACGACCTGA tgtgtttgtggaggtcACCCTTTCCAGAGACCGACAGTTACTGAGCATCAACTGCAACAGCAGGACCAGTTCAGAGGTGCTGCTGGTCGATACCACAACAACCAGCGTAGGGCCGCTCCTGGTTCAGCCTCGACAGCCGGACCTCTTGTACCACGTGGAGCACTGGAGAAGGACGCTGATCATACTGGCCAATACAGGACCAGGACAGGAATATCAG GTGGTACAAGCTCCACTCTCCAACCCCTCCATGCTGTCCTGGGTCCCACTCTTTGCCCCGTCTTCTGGCTCTGCAGTCAAAGACATGGACGTGGTTGGAGACCACTGTGTGTTGACTGT AGATTCCGACAATGAGCTCGTCCTGATTGTGATCCCGCTGACTCAACCTGAGAAAGCCTACACTGTGCCG CTCCCTACCTGGGCTTGCGCCATTCAAA AGAGACCAGGCTTGGCAGACCAATGCAAAGTGTTGGAACTCCTCATCTCATCTCCAGTCCACCCACCGGTGCCCTACTGTCTGTA CAGAGGACGGTTCCTTCTATCAGTCACTGAGGATGGATCCGTCCGAGAGAACAGGGATGATTATACCACCGCACGTTTAGAGGCCTGCAGCAA TTTGCACACTGTCTCCTGCCCTTTCTCTGCAGGACGGTACCCTGTGCCAGTCACACTCTTCCATGCAGTACCTGTGGAAAGTCTGAGACAGGCGCCACTGCTGGCTCATGTCTATGGAGCTTATGGCAGAGATCTGCACA GATTCTGCCCAGagaagaggctgctgctggagcagggCTGGGCTCTGGCCTACTACTGCCACATCAG aggtggaggagagaagggtCTGTCCTGGCAAAGACAAGCTCGTGAGGAGAGGAAGCTGAAAGGAGTGGAGGATCTTCACGTCTGTCTCCAACACCTCTTCTCCTCAGGAGTCTCCTCAC CACTCACTGCCCTCAAAGCCTGCAGTGCTGGGGCCGTGCCAGTGGGAGCGCTGTGCAACAGA tgcTATCCATCAATGCTGCTGACAGCCTACAGCAGCGATGCCAGGGTTCCTTTGGCAGGTGTCCTGAAATACACTGAGCAGCTAAGGAAAGTCATCCACACTCACTTCACCACGGATCCAAAGTCGG GATGTGAACCAGCACCAAACATCGCTCTGAATATCCAACCTGGAGCCAATCACCTCGGACCAGACGACTTTGAGCTGATGCTGGAGGAG GAGGCACTGAATCTGGCATTTCTATACAAAGAGCTGGGCCTCGAGCTGCCGCGACGCAAGAGGAGGAAACCATGA